Within Paracoccus jeotgali, the genomic segment CCTGCATGATGGCCCGCCCTATGCGAACGGGCATCTGCATATCGGCCACGCGCTGAACAAGGTGCTCAAGGACTTCATCACCCGCAGCCAGCAGATGATGGGCAAGGATGCGCGCTATGTGCCGGGCTGGGACTGCCACGGCCTGCCAATCGAGTGGAAGATCGAAGAGCAGTATCGCCAGCAGGGGCTGGACAAGGACGCCGTCGACACCATCGAGTTCCGGCAGGAATGTCGCCGCTTTGCCGAGCACTGGGTCGATATCCAGCGCGACGAGTTCAAGCGCCTCGGCATCACCGGCAAATGGGACGACCCCTATCTGACGATGGATTTCCACGCCGAGTCGGTGATCGCGGCCGAGTTCATGAAGCTGCTGATGAATGGCAGCCTGTATCAGGGCTCGAAACCCGTGATGTGGTCGCCGGTCGAAAAGACCGCCCTGGCCGAGGCCGAGGTTGAATATCACGACCACACCAGCCACACGATCTGGGTGCGGTTTCCAGTCATTTGGGCGCCGTCTGGCAAGGCTACTTGGGTTTCAGACACATCTGCCGAAACTCTATCAGCCTTGAGTCAAGAACAACTGGAACGTAGAGCCGAAGTTACAGGTGCGTCAGTCGTTATCTGGACGACGACGCCCTGGACGATTCCCCAGAATCGGGCAGTCGCTTTCAACCCATCGATTTCCTACGGTCTGTACGAGGTGACTTCCGTCGCCGAAGGCTCCACCGCGCAAGTTGGTGAGCGATTGATGCTCGCAGACGCATTGGTAGAGGAAACATTTAATGCAGCAAAGGTTACCGGCTTTGAGCGGAGGTCAGAGCTGACTGCCAGCGAATTGGAGCAGATGACCCTCGCCCACCCCCTGCGCGGGGTCGAGGGGGCGAATGGCGAATGGGATTACGACGTCCCGATGCTGCCCGGCGATCACGTCACCGACGACGCCGGCACCGGTTTCGTCCACACCGCGCCCAGCCACGGCGATGACGACTATCAGCTCGGCCTGAAATACAAGCTGCCGATGACCTATAATGTCGAGCCGGACGGCAGCTATCGCGCCGATCTGCCGATCTTTGGCGGGCAGGCGATCATCCAGCCCGACGGCAAGGATGGACCGGCCAATGTCAGCGTCATCAAGAACCTCGCATGGGCCGGAAAGCTGCTGGCCAAGGGCAAGGTCAAGCACTCTTACCCGCATAGCTGGCGGTCCAAGGCGCCGCTGATCTATCGCAACACCCCGCAATGGTTTGCGGCCATCGACCGCGAGCTGGATGACGGGATGAACGAATATGGCCGCACGATCCGCTCGCGCGCGCTGACCAGCATCGACAAGCTGGTGAAATGGTGGCCGCAATCGGGGCGCAACCGCATCTTTTCCATGGTCGAAAGCCGCCCCGACTGGGTGCTGTCGCGGCAGCGCGCCTGGGGCGTGCCGCTGACCTGCTTTGTCCGCAAGGGTGGCCGCCCGACCGATCCGGATTTCCTGCTGCGCGACGAGCGTGTGAACGCCCGCATCGCCGAGGCGTTCGAGGCCGAAGGCGCCGATATCTGGTATCGCGACGGCTTCAAGGCGCAGATGCTGGACGGGATCGTCCCGCCCGAGGATTACGAGCAGGTGATGGACGTGCTCGACGTGTGGTTCGACAGCGGCTCGACCCATGCTTTCGTGCTGCGCGACCGGCCCGACGGATCGCCGGACGGCATCGCGGATCTGTATCTGGAAGGCACCGACCAGCATCGCGGCTGGTTCCATTCCTCGCTGCTGCAGGCGTCGGCCACGATGGGCCGCGCGCCCTATCGCGGGGTGCTGACCCATGGCTTCACGCTGGACGAAAAGGGCATGAAAATGTCCAAATCGCTGGGCAATACCATCGTCCCGGCCGAGGTGATCCAGCAATACGGCGCCGATATCCTGCGGCTCTGGGTGGCGCAGGTGGATTATACCGCCGATCAGCGCATCGGGCCCGAGATCCTCAAGGGCACCGCCGACAGCTATCGCCGCCTGCGCAACACGCTGCGCTTCATGCTGGGTTCGCTGGCCGGCTTTACCGAGGCCGAGCGGGTCGACCCGGCCCTGATGCCAGAGCTGGAGCAATGGGTGCTGCACCGCCTTGCCGCGCTGGATCATCAGGTGCGGCAGGCTTACGCCAGCTATGACTTCCAGGGCGTGTTCCAGGCGCTGTTCCAGTTCGCGACGGTGGACCTGTCGGCCTTCTATTTCGACATCCGCAAGGACGCGCTGTATTGCGATGCCCCGGACAGCCTGCGCCGCCGCGCCGCGCGCAGCGTGCTCGACCTGCTGTTCCACCGGCTGGTCACATGGCTGGCGCCGATCCTGCCCTTCACGATGGAGGATGTCTGGCTGTCGCGCTTCGATTCCGACGACGACAGCGTGCATCTGCACGACTTCCCCGCCACGCCGGCGGACTGGCTGAACGAGCCGCTGGCGCTGAAATGGGACGGCATCCGCAAGGCCCGCCGGGTGGTGACAGCCGCGCTTGAGGTCAAGCGCAGCGACAAGACCATCGGCGCCAGCCTCGAGGCCGCGCCGGTCGTCCATATCCGGGACGAGGACACGCTGAAGGCGCTGAAATCGGTGGATTTCGCGGATATCTGCATCACCTCGGACCTGTCGCTGACCGCCGATCCGATCCCGGCCGAAGCGTTCCGCCTGCCCGACATCGCCGGCATCGGCGTGGTGTTCGAGACTGCGGACGGGCAGAAATGCCAGCGCTGCTGGAAGATCCTGCCCGATGTCGGCAGCCATTCGCACCCCGCGACCTGCGCGCGCTGCGACGCGGTGCTGGACCGGCTGTGACCCTTGCGGCCCCGCTGACCGGCGGGGCCGGTTGCGCGGGCGTCAGACCAGCCACCACCCGGCGCGCTTGATCTGCTGGCGCAGCGGCTGCTCGCGCAGCGGCAGGTTCTTGCGGTCGATGCGCGGCCGCAACTCGCGCCGGCCGTTCTGGTCATAGATCAACGCCTGCGCGGGCTTCCAGCCCTCCAGGATCGGGCGCAGATCGGGTTCTGCCGCGGCCTGTTCGACGGCCCGAATGGCGGCCTCGGATTCGCGCGCATAAAGCAGCGGCAGCTTGCGCCAATGGCAGGTCAGCTTGCCGTCCAGCCCCGACAGCTCCGGCCCCGGCCGTCCGCCGCCCAGGCTGTGGATGACCAGCGGCAGCACGATCTGGTCGAGCCAGGGGAACAGCTCCTGCGTCGCCAGCGCCTCGCCCGGATCGTCCCGCAAGGCCCGCGCCCAGTCCAGATAGCGCGCGGCAAAGGGCTGCGGATCGGCGCCCAGAAACCAGCCGGCGTTGAAATAGACGTAACGCTCCCAATGATTTACCGGCTGTTCCTGATCCAGCGAACTGTCGAAATCGAGGCCGAAGCGATTATAGAGCGCGTGCCAGATCTCCCCCACCTCGGGCCCATAAAGCGGCGGCTTCGGCCATGTCCCCTCGCGCTGCATCGAGGCCGAGGGGCGCGTGAAATCCGCCGCCAGCCGGTCGAGGGGACCGGTCACGACGGTATCGCTGTCGAAAAAGATGAAGGGCTCGCCGGCAGGCAGCAGCGACAGCGCCTCGATCTTGTTGCCATTTGGCCAGTCGGCGCCGAAATGGCGGGCGGTAAAGGGCGCGATCTCGGCTCCGCGCGCGATCAGCGCCGCACGCCCGGCATCCGAAAGCGCCGTCGCGTGGCCCCTCCACGCCCCGTCCGAGCGCGGCTCGGCCACGATCAGCCGACCCCGCCAGTCGGGCGCGTTGCGGCGCAGGCTGTCGGCAAAGATCAGCGCCTCGTATTCAAGTCGCCCAGCCTGCGCGACGATCAGGATGTTGAAGCGGGTCGCAGCGCTGGTGTGCGGCACCGTTCCCGCCGCGCGTTCGGCCGCGCGCGCCTCGCGTCTGGCGCGGTTGGCGGCGTTGCGGGCGCGACGGGCGGCGCGTTCGACCTCCTTGGCCGCGTCCTGTTGCTTGCCCTTGCCCCGGGCCGGGTCGTCGGGCGGCGTCATTCCGGGGCCGCGCCGAAGCGGGCCTGGCTGATGATGCGCCCCTCGCCATCCACGGTCAGCCGAAAGGTGCGCCCGCGATAGAGGAAGTTCAGGCGGAACCGCCCCTCATCCTCGCCCTCGCCGCGTTCGTGCCGGGTGGTGATGGCGCCCGTCGACATGGCGCGCGCGATGGCGTGCAGCGGCAGGTCGAGCCCCTGCGCGATCAGCGTGGCATCGACGGTAAAGCCGCTTTCGTCGCGGGTCACCAGCGGCGCGGGGTCGTCGGGCGGGTTCTGGTCGGTCATGCGAATGGCCTTGCAAAGACGGGTGGCGGGTCGGCAACCAGCATGGCAACCTGTCGCCCGGGATACAACCATTTGCGATGAAAGCGAAACATGTCCAGCCAGAAGGCCGCAGCCGACCCCACCGATGACGACGCCCTCTGGCGCAAGACCACGCGCGCCGCGCTGCTGGCGGCGCGGGCGGCGATGCCGGATCAGGCGCGCGCGCAGGCCGAGGCGCGGATTGCGGCGCATCTGGACGCGCTGCTGCCGGCGCTGCTGGCCGGCGTGCAGGGCCGGGTGCTGGCCGGCTATTGGCCGATCCGGGCCGAGCCCGACCTGCGCGACTGGATGCACCGCGCCGCTGCCGCCTTCGGGTTGGAGCTTGCTTTGCCTGTGGTGGCCGCGCCCGATCAGCCGCTGATCTTTCGGCCCTACCGCGCGGGAGACCCCATGATCGCCGGCCGCTGGAACATCGCCGAGCCGGCGGGAGAGGCGGTGGTGACGCCCGACATCATCCTCGCACCCGTGGTCGGCTTCGATGGCCACGGCTACCGGATGGGCTATGGCGGGGGGTTCTATGACCGCACGCTGGAGGCGATGTCGCCGCCACCGCAGACCATCGGCGTCGGCTTCGAATCAGCGCGACTGGAGACGATCCACCCCCAGCCCCACGACCTGAGGCTGGACGTGATCGTGACCGAGCGCGGGCTGCACCACAGCCGCTGACGAAAAAAGGGGCCAAGCGGCCCCTTTTCCGTAATCAGACTGGCCGAAGCATCAGACGATGCGGGCCTCGGTCGCGGCACGCAGCTCGTCCTCGGTCACGCCATCGGCCAGTTCGACGATCTTCAGCCCGCCCTCGACCACGTCGAGCACGCCCAGATTGGTGATGATCCGGTGCACCACGCCCTTGCCGGTCAGCGGCAGGGTGCATTCCTTCAGCACCTTCGATTCGCCGTGCTTGTTGGTGTGGTCCATTACCACGATGACGCGGCCGACCCCGGCCACCAGATCCATCGCCCCGCCCATGCCCTTGACCAGCTTGCCGGGGATCATCCAGTTGGCGAGATCGCCATTCTCGGCCACCTCCATCGCGCCCAGGATCGCGGCGGCGATCTTGCCGCCCCGGATCATGCCGAAGCTGGTCGCGCTGTCGAAATACGAGGTGCGCGACAGTTCGGTGATGGTCTGCTTGCCGGCGTTGATCAGGTCGGGGTCTTCCTCGCCCTCATAGGGGAAGGGGCCCATGCCGAGCATGCCGTTTTCGGATTGCAGGGTGATGTCCTTGTCGCCGACATAATTGGCGACAAGCGTCGGGATGCCGATGCCGAGGTTGACATACATCCCGTCCTCGAGCTCTTGCGCGGCGCGCTCGGCCATCTGGTTGCGGTCCCAGCCCTTGGTTTCGGCGGCCATCATGCGGTCTCCTTCTTGCGGGTGGTCAGCTGCTCGATGCGCTTCTCATGCTCGCCCTGAATGACGCGATGCACATAGATGCCGGGCAGGTGGATCATGTCGGGGTCGAGGCTGCCGCGCGGGACGATCTCCTCGACCTCGGCCACGCAGACCTTGCCGCACATGGCGGCGGGCGGGTTGAAGTTGCGCGCGGTCTTGCGGAACACCAGATTGCCGGTGTCGTCGGCCTTCCACGCCTTGACGATGGACAGGTCGGCCACGATCCCGCGTTCCAGGATGTATTCCTGCCCGTCGAAGACCTTGACCTCCTTGCCCTCGGCGATCACGGTCCCGACGCCGGTGCGGGTGTAGAAGCCGGGGATGCCCGAGCCGCCGGCCCGCATCCGTTCGGCCAGCGTGCCTTGCGGGTTGAATTCCAGCTCGAGCTCGCCCGAGAGATATTGCCGCATGAATTCAGCATTTTCGCCGACATAGGACGACTGCATCTTGCGGATCTGGCGGGTGTCGAGCAGCTTGCCCAGACCAAACCCATCGACGCCGCAATTGTTGCTGGCGATGGTCAGATCCTTGACGCCGCTTCTGACCAGCCCGTCGATCAGCAGTTCCGGGATGCCGCAAAGGCCAAAGCCGCCGGCGGCAATATGCATGCCGTCGAACAGCAGCCCGTCAAGGGCGGCATCGGCGTCGGGATAGACTTTTTTCATATCTTCCTCCGAATACGTTGCGGAACTTGTCGCAAGGGGGCCGCGCGCTGTCAACGTGGCGGCGTGATGCGGCGCGCTTTCCACGGGGTCGCGGGACGCGGCAGGATCACTCTGCCGCGCCCCCATCCTCGGTATCCGAGGCTTTCTTGGCCTTGGCGGCAGGCTTCTTCGCCGCCGTCTTCTTGGCCGCCGTCTTCTTGGCGGCAGGTTCCTTGGCAGCGGGCTTCTTCGCCGCCGGCTTCTTCTCGGCCGTGGCCTTCTTGGCGGCAGGCTTTTTCGCCGCCTTCTTGGCCGGCGATTTCGCCCGCTTCGCGGCGATCAGCTCCAATGCCCGTTCGAGCGTGATGTCAGCCGGGTCGAGATCGCGCGGCAGCGTCGCATTGACCTTTTCCCATTTGACATAAGGCCCATAGCGGCCATTCATCACCGAAATCGCGCCGCCCTCGGGATGCTCGCCCAGCTCTTTCAGGGGCGCGGCGGCAGCGGCGCGGCCACGCATCTGCTTCTGCGCCAGCACCTCGACGGCGCGGTTCATGCCGATGGTAAAGACCTCGTCCACATCGGGCAGGTTGGCGTATTTCGAGCCATGCTTGACATAGGGGCCATAGCGCCCGATCGAAGCCTCGACCATCTCGCCATCCTCGGGGTGCGGGCCGATGGGGCGGGGCAGGGCCAGCAATTGCAGCGCCCGGTCCAGATCCAGCGAACCCGCGTCCCAGCCCTTGGGGATCGAGGCGCGGGGCGGTTTCGGCACCTCCTCCGTCGCCTCGCCGCGCTGCACATAGGGGCCGAAGCGGCCGACCTTCAGGCTGATATCGTCGCCGCCATCCTGTCCCAGCACCCGGTCGCCCACGGCCTCCTCGCCATCGGGGGCCGACAGCGGGCGGGTAAACCGACATTCCGGATAGTTCCCGCAGCCGATGAAGGCGCCGCCGGAACGCGCCGTCTTCAGATGCAGCCGCCCCTTGCCGCAAAGCGGACATTCGCGCGGATCGCCGCCATCCTCGCGCGGCGGATAAAGATGCGGGGCCAGCGCCTCGTCGATGGCGGTCAGCACCTCGGAGATGCGCAGTTCCGACGTGCCGTCGAGCGCGGCCGAGAAGTCGCGCCAGAACCGCCGCAGCACTTCGCGATAGGCGCGGTTGCCCGAGCTGATATCGTCCAGCTCGGATTCCAGATTCGCGGTGAAATCATACGAGACGTAGCGTGGGAAATAGCGGGTCAGGAAGGCGGTCACCAGCCGGCCCTTATCCTCGGGCAGCAGGCGGTTCTTGTCCTTGCGGACATATTCGCGGTCCTGGATCGTGGTCACGATCGAGGCATAGGTCGAGGGCCGGCCGATGCCGAGCTCTTCCATCTTCTTGACCAGCGTCGCCTCGGTATAACGGGGCGGCGGCTGGGTGTGGTGCTGGCGCGCGGCGGCGGCGAAATCGGCCGCACTCAGCAGGCTGTCGGTTTCCTTGGGCAGGTCGGCGGGGGCGCCGTCGGCATCGCTTGCCACGGTCTTTTCCATCTCGGCCCGGAAGGCGCCGGGGACCAGCCGCGCCGCCTCGCCCTGCGCGATCTGCGGCAGGCGGGCGCTGTCCTCGGCGTCGTCATCGTCGCGGCCCTGGTCATAGATCGCGAGGAAGCCGTCGAACAGCATCACCTGCCCCGTCGCGCGCAGCCCGACCTGCCCGTCCGGGCTTTCGATCTCGACCGCGGTGCGTTCCAGCCGCGCGGCCTCCATCTGGCTGGCGAGGGTGCGCTTCCAGATCAGCCCATACAGCGCCCGCTGATCCTTTTCCGAGATCTTCAGCTGGTCCGGCGACAGCGACATCTCGGTCGGTCGGATACATTCATGCGCTTCCTGCGCGTTCTTGGCCTTGTTCTTGTACATGCGCGGCGATTTCGGGACGTAATTCGCGCCGAAACGGTCGCGGATCGCGTCGCGGGCGGCCATCACCGCCTCGGGCGCCATGTCGATGCCGTCGGTCCGCATATAGGTGATCAGCCCGGCCTCATACAGGCGCTGCGCGGTGGACATGCAGGCCTTGGCGCCCATGCCCAGCTTGCGGCTGGCCTCTTGCTGCAGGGTCGAGGTCATGAAGGGCGGCCAGGGGTTTCGCGTCGCGGGCTTGGCGGTGACGCTGGCGACCGACAGATCGCGGCTGGCGATCGCCGACAGCGCGAGCCGGGCCTTTTCGGCGTCGGCCAGATCGAAGCGGTCCAGCTTGCTGCCGGCGAGGCTGACCAGCGTCGCGTCATATTCATCGCCCGCAGGCGTCGCCAGCCGGGCGTGGACCGACCAGTATTCGCGGGCCCGGAAGGCCTCGATCTCCATCTCGCGCTCGACGATGAGGCGCAGCGTCACCGACTGCACCCGGCCGGCGGATTTCGCGCCGGGCAGCTTGCGCCACAGCACCGGCGAGAGGTTGAAGCCGACCAGATAATCCAGCGCCCGGCGGGCGAGATAGGCGTCGACCAGGTCGCGGTCGATCTCGCGCGGGTGGGCCATGGCCTCGGTCACGGCGGCCTTGGTGATGGCGTTGAAGGTCACCCGGCTGACCGATTTGCCCTTTTTCAGCGCCGGGGCCAGGGCCTCGAGCAGATGCCAGGAAATCGCCTCGCCCTCGCGGTCGGGGTCCGTGGCGAGGATCAGCGCGTCATCGGTGGCCAGCGCGTCGCGGATCGCCTTGAGGTGCTTCTTGCTGTCCGAAGCGACCTCCCAGCGCATGTCGAAATCGGCGTCGGGATCGACCGAGCCGTCCTTGGGCGGCAGGTCGCGGACATGACCGAAGGATGCGAGAACGGTGAAGTCGTCGCCCAGATATTTGTTGATCGTCTTGGCTTTGGCCGGCGATTCGACGACGACGACGGGCATGGCGGACCTCATGGCGGATTCGGGCCGGCAAGATGGGGCTGCGGACCCTGGGTGTCAACGGCTGACGGCGGGAGGGGCTGATGGGGCAGGCAGCGGCGGCGTGGTGGCAGGGCAGTCGTGGCCGGGGCGGGGGTGGCGGAGCAGCATCGGCGGGAGTGACGCCGGAAACCGTCAAGATGACGATATGCAATCTCTCCTTCGCCGCCTTTGATCCCTCAACCGCACCTTCGCGTCCTACAGGCCTGCATCAACGGAAACTCACGCTTGCTGAACGGCCCCACCTCTGAACCTCATGCGCTCCGCCTCATCCGCTCAACGCCACGCGCCCCCCTGCCATGCGGGCAATCTTGCCTGACAGTTCCAGCCGCAGCAGCACCGGGGCGAGGGCGGCCGCGCCGAGGCCGCAGTCGCGGATCAGCACGTCCTCATCCAGCGGTGCGGGCGAGAGGCGGTCGAGGACTGTGGCCTCGATCTGCGCCGGGGTGGCTCGCAAAGGGGCGCCGGTTCGGTCCGGTGGAGTTGCAGGGCCGTCGCGATCAATTGCCGCGGGTGCCGAGGTTTCGGGGTTGGTCCGCGACTGCGTTACGCCCGCCTCGGGCGTCGCATCTGACCCAGAAGTCAGCCCCTGCGGCGGATCACCGGCGCCTGTCACGCGCGCCAGCGACTGTTGCAGATCGGGGAGGGCGGCGATGACGTCCTCGGCGCTGCGGACCAGCACTGCGCCGTCGCGGATCAGCTGATTGCAGCCGCCGGCGCGGCCGTCGACGGGGTGGCCGGGGACGGCCATCACCTCTCGCCCCTGATCGAGCGCGTCGCGGGCGGTGATGAGGCTGCCGGATTTCAGCGCCGCCTCGACCACCACCACGCCATGGGCGAGACCCGAGATGATGCGGTTGCGGGCGGGGAAATGCCGCGCCACGGGCACGGTGCCGGGCGGTTGTTCGGTAATCAGGCAGCCCCGGTCGCAGATCATGCTGGCCAGAACGCGGTTCTCTTGCGGATAGATGACGTCGATGCCGCCGGCCATGACCGCGACGGTGCCCGACCGAAGGCTGGCCTCGTGTGCGGCGGTGTCGATGCCGCGGGCCAGACCCGCGATGACGGTGATTCCCTCCGCGGCCAGCGCCCCCGCCATGCCCCGCGCCATCCGCAGCCCCAGCGATGAGGCATTCCGCGCCCCGATCACCGCGAGGCCGGGCCGGCGCAAGGCGTCCGCGCAGCCCTTGAGCCAGATCACCGGCGGCGCGTCGGGGATGTCGCGCAGGAGCGCCGGATAGTCGGGCGAATCGCAGCGGATCAGTCGGGCGCCGGCCTTGTGGCCGGCCTTCAGTTCGGCCACGGCCACCGCTTCGGGGCAGGGCGCATAGTCCTGAACCCCTGCCTGACGGGCGATGTCGGGCAGGGCCTGCAGGGCGGCGCGGGCGCTGCCATGTTCGGCCACAAGCCGGTGGAACGTCGCCGGCCCGACCCGGCGCGAGCGGATCAGGCGCAGCACGCTGAGGTCGTCATCGCCCGCATCCGGCGCCGCCGGGCTGGTCTTGAAGGAAAACAACCGCATCGCCCCTCTGCCTGTCCTGAGTCGGGACGGTTATGGCCGGAAGGGGGTTAAGATTCGGTTAGCGTCCGTGGCCGGCCCCTCCGCCAGCCTCAGGCGGCCGAGCCACCGACCGTCAGCCCGCCGATCATCAGCGTCGGCAGCCCGACCCCGACCGGCACCCATTGCCCCTGCTTGCCGCAGGTCCCCATGCCGGGATCAAGGCCCATGTCGTCGCCGATGGCGCGGATCTGCTGCAGCGCCGTCGCGCCATCGCCGATCAGGGTTGCGCCGCGGATGGGCGCGCCGACGACGCCGTTGCGGACGCGGTAGGCCTCGGTGCAGGAAAACACGAACTTGCCATTGGTGATGTCGACCTGACCGCCGCCGAAGCCCACGGCATAGATCCCGTCCTTCAGATCCGACAGGATCGCGTCGGGGGCGGTGTCGCCGCCCAGCATGAAGGTGTTGGTCATGCGCGGCATCGGCGCGTGGGCATAGCTTTCGCGCCGGCCGTTGCCGGTGGGCGCGACGCCCATCAGGCGGGCGTTCTGGCGGTCCTGCAGATAGCCGGTCAGGATGCCGTCCTCGATCAGCACGTTGCGGGCGGGGGGCGTGCCTTCGTCATCAACGCTGATCGAGCCGCGGCGGTCGGGAATGGTGCCGTCGTCGATGACGGTGACGCCGGGGGCCGCGACCCGCTGACCCAGAAGCCCGGCGAAGGCCGAGTGGCCCTTGCGGTTGAAATCGCCCTCGAGCCCGTGGCCCACCGCCTCGTGCAGCAGGATGCCGGGCCAGCCGGGGCCGAGCACCACGTCCATGACCCCGGCCGGGGCGGGTTCGGCGCGCAGGTTCACCAGCGCGATGCGCAGCGCCTCGCGGACCTGCGCCTGCCAATGCGCGGGCTGGACCAGCCCGGCCAGCGACACGCGCCCGCCGCCGCCGGTGCCGCCGCTTTCGCGCCGGGCGTTATCCTCGACAATGACTGCGACATTAAGTCGCGCCATGGGCCGGGTGTCGGTCACCAGCCCGCCCTCGGGGCGCAGGATCGCCACCTGTTGCAGGCTGGTCTGGATCGAGACCGTCGCCTGCACCACCCGCGGATCGAGGCTGCGGGCAAAGGCGTCGATCTGGCGCAGAAGCTCGATCCGCGTGGCGATATCCAGCCCCTCGGCCGGGTCGATCGGCTGATAAAGCGGCCCCGGCCCGGCAGCCGGCGGCAAGGCGAGGCTGCCGCCGCCATTGCCGACCGCGAGCCGCACGGTTTCGGCCGCGCGGGTCAGCGCGGGCAGCGTCAGTTCGGTCGAATGGGCATAGCCCGTCACCTCGCCCGAAACCGCGCGCAGGCCAAAGCCCTGGCTGGCCGTATAGCTGGAGCCGCGCAGCCGGCCATCGTCGAAGACCAGCGATTCCGAGTGGGCGCGTTCGACGAACAACTCGCCATCCTCGGCACCGTCGGTCGCCGCGCGCAGCACCTTCAGCGCGTCCTCGCGGTCGAATCCTTCCTTGAAGGGGGTGAAATCGGCTATGCTCATCGCTAAGGTCCCGGATCAGAGGTCAGGTCGCGCCGCGCCGCGTCTTTGCCGGCATGTGCTGACTTGTCGCAGGGCGGGTTTTGTGGTTGTAAACGGAAAAGGTTTGACTCGGAAGGGCGGCGGACCAGCGGCGGCCGCCTGACGCGACAGGAACATGGCAAGGGATACTCGGATGGCAGCTCCAGCGACGATGCGCCGCGTTATGGCGGCAGGAATGGGTGCAACGGCAATGCTGTGGGCAGGCTTGGCCCGCGCGCAGGATGCCGCGGCCGATGTGCTGGGCGATCTGCCGCTGATCGGCGTGCCCCATAATGGCGGCATGGGCTTCCAGCCCGCCTCCAGCCCCGAGGCCATCGACCAGCAGTGGCTGGATTACTACGTCCTGGTCATCATCGCCGCCGTGACCCTGTTCGTCTGCGCGCTGCTGCTGTGGTGCATTGTGCGCTATAACCGCCGCATGAACCCGGTGCCGGCGCGGTTCAGCCACAACACGCCCATCGAGATCACGTGGACGCTGGTGCCGATCCTGCTGCTGATCTCGATCGGGGTGTTCTCGCTGCCGATCCTGTTCCGCCAGTTGTCCATCCCGGAAAACCCCGAGGTGGTGATCAAGGCCACCGGCCACCAGTGGTACTGGTCCTATGAATATGTCGAGGACGGGGTCGAGTTCGACTCGCTGATGCTCGCGCGTGAGGATCTGGAGGCCAACGGCTATAGCCAGAACGAATATCTGCTGGCCACCGACACCGCCGTCGTCGTCCCGGTGGGTCAGGAGGTGCTG encodes:
- the coxB gene encoding cytochrome c oxidase subunit II encodes the protein MGATAMLWAGLARAQDAAADVLGDLPLIGVPHNGGMGFQPASSPEAIDQQWLDYYVLVIIAAVTLFVCALLLWCIVRYNRRMNPVPARFSHNTPIEITWTLVPILLLISIGVFSLPILFRQLSIPENPEVVIKATGHQWYWSYEYVEDGVEFDSLMLAREDLEANGYSQNEYLLATDTAVVVPVGQEVLMQFTATDVIHSWTIPAFAVKQDAVPGRIAQLSFTALEEGVYFGQCSELCGINHAYMPIVVKAVAPEVYAQWLEGAKVEFAAADLRDAQPLRLAER
- the dprA gene encoding DNA-processing protein DprA encodes the protein MRLFSFKTSPAAPDAGDDDLSVLRLIRSRRVGPATFHRLVAEHGSARAALQALPDIARQAGVQDYAPCPEAVAVAELKAGHKAGARLIRCDSPDYPALLRDIPDAPPVIWLKGCADALRRPGLAVIGARNASSLGLRMARGMAGALAAEGITVIAGLARGIDTAAHEASLRSGTVAVMAGGIDVIYPQENRVLASMICDRGCLITEQPPGTVPVARHFPARNRIISGLAHGVVVVEAALKSGSLITARDALDQGREVMAVPGHPVDGRAGGCNQLIRDGAVLVRSAEDVIAALPDLQQSLARVTGAGDPPQGLTSGSDATPEAGVTQSRTNPETSAPAAIDRDGPATPPDRTGAPLRATPAQIEATVLDRLSPAPLDEDVLIRDCGLGAAALAPVLLRLELSGKIARMAGGRVALSG
- the tldD gene encoding metalloprotease TldD produces the protein MSIADFTPFKEGFDREDALKVLRAATDGAEDGELFVERAHSESLVFDDGRLRGSSYTASQGFGLRAVSGEVTGYAHSTELTLPALTRAAETVRLAVGNGGGSLALPPAAGPGPLYQPIDPAEGLDIATRIELLRQIDAFARSLDPRVVQATVSIQTSLQQVAILRPEGGLVTDTRPMARLNVAVIVEDNARRESGGTGGGGRVSLAGLVQPAHWQAQVREALRIALVNLRAEPAPAGVMDVVLGPGWPGILLHEAVGHGLEGDFNRKGHSAFAGLLGQRVAAPGVTVIDDGTIPDRRGSISVDDEGTPPARNVLIEDGILTGYLQDRQNARLMGVAPTGNGRRESYAHAPMPRMTNTFMLGGDTAPDAILSDLKDGIYAVGFGGGQVDITNGKFVFSCTEAYRVRNGVVGAPIRGATLIGDGATALQQIRAIGDDMGLDPGMGTCGKQGQWVPVGVGLPTLMIGGLTVGGSAA